The region GTACCAGATATATCACACGAAATCATTGTTAATGGAGATACAATACAGGAGTATGCTATCCCAGAAATCTTCATAGGGGTCGATATAAAAGATGAAAAATATCGCCGCGATATGATTATCCTTCGCAATAGGCTAAGAAGAGTATATCCGTATGCTAAAGCAACAGCTGAGAATTTGGTTATCTTAAATGCCAACTTAGAGAAAATGTCAAGTAATGGTGATAAACGTAGATATATTAAACGTTCACAGAAATACTTAGAAGAACAATTCACAGAAAAGTTAAAGAAATTATCACGTAACGATGGTAAAATACTGATTAAGTTAATAGACAGACAGACAGGACAGACAGTTTATAAGCTTATCAAAGAGTTTAAGAGTGGATGGAAGGCATTTTGGTCTAATACTGCAGCGAGAACTTTTAGTCTGGATTTAAAATCAGAATACCATCCAGAACTTTATTTAGATGATTTTTATATTGAAGTACAATTACAATATTTGTTCTATAGTTTTGAATTAGAAAATAGGCAACCTCATAAGCCTATTAATCTGAATGAACTGAGAAAACAGTGGTCTAAAAAGATTAGTACTGAGGAGTTTTTCCCAGCAGAGTTAAGAGAATAATTTCCGTATTCTAAAAAATAAACTACCTTTGCGATAATAAGACACCTATGGAACAATTTATCGTATCTGCCCGTAAATACAGACCACAAACCTTTAGAGATGTAGTAGGACAACAAGCTATTACAAGTACTTTAGTTAATGCTATTGAGAGTAATCACTTAGCACAAGCTTTATTATTTACAGGACCTAGAGGGGTAGGGAAGACTACTTGCGCGCGTATTCTAGCTAGAAAGATAAAC is a window of Myroides oncorhynchi DNA encoding:
- a CDS encoding DUF4294 domain-containing protein codes for the protein MKKLLLFGFIIVNQLLIAQEKELVPVPDISHEIIVNGDTIQEYAIPEIFIGVDIKDEKYRRDMIILRNRLRRVYPYAKATAENLVILNANLEKMSSNGDKRRYIKRSQKYLEEQFTEKLKKLSRNDGKILIKLIDRQTGQTVYKLIKEFKSGWKAFWSNTAARTFSLDLKSEYHPELYLDDFYIEVQLQYLFYSFELENRQPHKPINLNELRKQWSKKISTEEFFPAELRE